Genomic segment of Perognathus longimembris pacificus isolate PPM17 chromosome 11, ASM2315922v1, whole genome shotgun sequence:
ttataggcatgcaccaacaCACCTGAACTCTTCAGTTCTTTTCAAAGACCCTGGGGCCCAAGAGTCCTGGGTTTGTAGAGGATCCGGGCTTTCCTATGTTCCCCTAGTAATCCAGTGTTGTACTTcctagagaaagaaaggaagctggAGGCAAGGATCTTGGGAGAAATATTCCCTACCTGAAGCATCCTTCATCTCCCCATCAGGGAAACCCTACATTCAACCCAAGAGAGAAATCCCAGCACAGGAACAGATCACCCTGGAGCCTGAGCTGGAAGAGGCACTGGCCCATGCCACAGATGCTGAAATGTGTGATATTGCAGGTGGGCAGCTGGGGGAAAGTGGGGATGAGAAGGGCAGGCTCACCCTAAAGGAGAATTAATGGGGAAGGCCTTAGACAGAGGCCCAAACTccaagctggagctctaccactttagccatacctttaacttctggctttcttttgttaACTACGAGTCTCATAAGTTTGTTAACTACAAGTCTCATAAGTTTGTCTGCaggggctggctggcttcaaagcacaagcttaagatctcaagcctcctgagtagctaggcataagctactggcacctagcAGTTCTTACCTTTTGAGATGTTTGCTTATATATCTAGTCATTTTAAATGTAATAAGTTGGTATCTCAGGAGCAATTTTATAGGGATTGTGAAAGCAAATCCAAGGGAAGATGCTGGTTAAAAATCAGTAAGGAATTTATGCAGACTACCCTCACCCTTTAGTGGCTCTTAAGGAACTTCCTGTCTCAATATTTGAGAGGCCACTGTCTTACTTAGGCAGTGTTTGGAACAGACCCCTGGGACCCGAGAAACCTCTCTGAAAGACAGGAAACTGGCCAGGTTGTAAAAACTGCTGCAGCAGAGTGAAGTAGGAGGCAGGCTTGGACCAGGCCCCATGCCCATCGTTTCCCATGCCCCTCTGCTTACCCTTTCCAGCAATTCTGGGCATGTACACACTGATGAGCAACAAGCAATACTATGATGCCATCTGCAGTGGAGAAATCTGCAACACCGAAGGCATCAGCAGTGAGTGTAGCGGGGAAGTACGCACCCCAGGGACCCAGCAACGGGTTTAGAAAAGAGAAATTTGGGCGAGAACATGGTGCATGGGTGGTAAGAGGAAATGATGAGGAGGTTGTGGGGGACATGTTGGGGCTCCCTTCCTGCATTCACCCATTAGGTGTGGTACAGCCTGATAAATATAAGCCAGTGCCAGATGAACCCCCAAATCCTACAAACATTGAGGAGATGCTAACGAGGGTTCGAAGCAATGACAAGGAGCTGGAGGAGGTGAACCTCAATAACATACAGGTATTTGATGCCAATCTTCCAAACAATAGCACTCAGATTACTGTTGACATAGAAGACTCTTTCGTCACCACTTCCTATGCCCCTCTGATAGGACATCCCAATCCCCATGCTAAGTGAATTGTGTGAGGCGATGAAGACCAATACCTATGTCCGGAGCTTCAGTCTGGTGGCCACAAGGAGTGGCGACCCCATTGCCAATGTAAGGCTAGTTGATGTGTACTCCCTGCAAGGCGGCTGTTCCTAGCATGCTTTCTTAGGACAACTCTCATCCTGTCCCTTGGTCCTAATGGCCCACAACCCTGAAACCCTGAGATGGTTTTCCCAAAGGACCACAACTCCTCTTTAAGGTCCCCAACTCCACCACTCAGTTAATCTCCCTGCTCTCATCTACTGCCCTCCTCTAGCCCCACTTACAGCTCCTCACGTCCTCTTTTCAAAGAGCCATTTCTCTCTCACTCCTGTTCTTTCTCTCCTCGGTCATCTGTGAACACTCTAATCCTAACCCAAGCCCCTACTCCCCAGGCAGTGGCTGACATGCTGCGTGAGAACCGGAGCCTTCAGAGCCTGAACATCGAATCCAACTTCATTAGCAGTACAGGGCTCATGGCTGTGCTGAAGGCAGTTCGGGAAAATGCCACACTCACCGAGCTCCGTGTAGACAACCAGGTCAGCATTCCTTTCCCATGGTCTTAGCATACAGCGGAATACTCATTGAGCTTCCTTCCTGAGACAGCCAtgaactagctttttttttttggttggctgtgggacttgaactcagggcctgggcactgtccctgagctcttctgctcaaggcttgcaggCTCTATcaagcactttgagccacagtgtcacttccggttttctggtggttaactgcagagaagagtctcacagatttttttctctgggctggctttgaactgtgaacctcagatctcagcctcctgagtagctgggattacaggcgtgagctaccagggcACCTAGTGGAAGTGTCTCACTTAATCATGTGTTGGAATTCTCTTATTACCTCCATGAAGGGAGCCAAGTCAACACCTCTCGTTTCTGAACAAGCAAGCCTCTTGACTTCCCAAAGGCGCCCGTGGTGGTGTGGGATAGGGAACCACCCACAGCATGGCTGATGGGCTTTACCTCCGCATCCTCCAGCGCCAGTGGCCCGGTGACGCAGTGGAGATGGAAATGGCCACCGTGCTGGAGCAGTGTCCCTCTATTGTCCGCTTTGGCTACCACTTTACACAACAGGGGCCACGAGCTCGGGCGGCCCAGGCCGTGACCCGCAACAATGAACTACGTGAGTAACTACAGAGCTCATGTGAGGAGCACAGGACAAGCAGTCCAGGAACTGGTAGATCCTCCCGAAAATAGACTTAGTGAGAAACAGCTTGGGTTGCTACCAGATATTTACACcacaagttcaaatcccatgaatgATCACAAAGTAGACAGAACAGCCTCCTAACCTGAACACTCACCAATAGAGAGGTAGGAAGGGAGACCTAGTCATTAATACCTGGTAGGAGGcatggcatttttatttttgtatggttTCTTATTTTGTCGTGCTAATGTGGGATGGGCTGTCAGGTGGCCTAAGACATTACCACGCTGTGAGTCTGGCTAAGGAactggaaaggagaaggggagtgCCTTTGCCAAAAGCAAGACAGGAAACACTCATGTCCTTTACAGGTCGCCAGCAAAAGAAGAGATAACACCACTCTGCCCTTTACCAACTAGAGCTGGGAACCCTAGAGATACAAGTCCTCTCCTTTCCTGTAAATAAAGTCCTTTTGTCCACTCTGTCTGCCTCCTTCCTTGGGCTTCTGGGTGGGAATCTTGGCGCTAACTCCCAAGGGCTACTGCCAGTTCATCAAGGGATTATTTATACTCTGGGGATCAGCAGGCAGGGAGGTTCAGGTTACttagaggaggtgggggagctccCTCTCTTGGTGTTCCCCATAAATCTGCTGGTGCCCTTTAATCTTTTCAACTTCTACCTGGTACTTGGCCTCAGTTCTTTTTCCAGATGTAGCCAGAAAGCCCCAGTGCCTACCCACACCTCTCTTGCGATCTGAGGAGGGAAAGACTTGGAgtggaggtggggaaggaggcAGACAACATGAAGGGCAAAGACCTCTTTCTGACAGACTTATTAATAGGGCACCAGGCTGCATGCAGCTGACGCATGGCAAGATTTCagcaggaggtgggggaggggtcagAAGTATGGGGAGCTGTGTACGTTGCAGGGAAGGAGCGGCCAGGTACAAACAAATAGCTCTGCAACCCCGAGACTGGACACGGAGCCATACAGTAGCACAGGGAGGCTCCCAGCACCTGGTGGAGTTTATTTGTGAAACGAATGGGGAAAGAGGATATCAGTCCAAGGGCAGATCGGGGGGTTCTTCCTCATCAGAGTCAAACTCCACATTTTCGTCTTTTCTCCACCGACCTTGTCCATCTGGAATCCATCCAGAGctagaaacagcaaagaaaacagaaagaggttTATTAAGAAGTTAGTggcagctgggcactagtggctcatgcctgtaatccaggttACTACTAGCTAttagtacctcctccctcatttcccccccctccctccccccttttttcttaaaaaattaatttactttattgttatagaggtgatgtatagaaggactgttacaattacatgagtcgggtaatgaatacatttcctttttttctgttggtcgtggggctcgaactctgggcataggggtaccatccctgagctcttcagctcaaggctagcactctactgcttgagccacagcaccacttttgattttctagtggttaactgggggtaagagtctcacagactttccttcctgggctggcttcgaacctcgatcctcagatctcagcctcctgagtagctaggattacggagtgagccactagcacttgattagcccagtttttttttttttttttttttttttttttgccaccagcacctggcccacatttcctttcttacagttttctgttccctcattccctccaagtccctccctcccatttccatcccgagttgtatagttcactttcatcaatgtccagtgagctccactgctacccttttccccttgattCCTGTGCTCTCCCCTAAGATTGTTATCTCTtaatgccaattaaccaccaaaagcaagccccagtaccggcacacacacaaaatgagctAGGCTAGAGGAGGCatagctaaagtgatagagcactagattCACAAGCAAGCCAAAAGCCAAggatatcctgagttcaaatcctggagctggacaaaaaaaaagaggatgattagagagaaaaagagaaaacctgGCATATTTACCTTCGAAGTCTGAGGTAATGGTCTATAACACGTTTTCTTGTGGGGCTGACAGATGGAGGAGCTGAGACAGTTTCTGACTCTTTGGCTTGTGGGCCAGCCTCAGGCTCAGGATCCCTACTGATCTTCTCACCATGGAGCTCCACCTCTGGAGCTGGCAAAGGGGAACTGGAAATGGAGGGACCAGGGGCTTCTGGTCTGCGTAGAGAAGAATCAAAGCCTGTAAAAGCAGTAAAGGAAAGATCCAACTCTTCTATGACTCCCAACTCCTTAAAACAGTATTTCCTAAAGTCAGTTTCTAAGATCATAATAAAAAAGATTTAGGAATTATAATTTTGGAAAAGCTACCTTCACCCTTTTAAACTGTTTTCATCTTAAGACTCTGTATAGCCCTTTAAGTATGCCAATGTTATTATTCTTCAAATTAGATCATAAGCCAGGCATCAGAGActtacatacttgtaatcttagctactcagaaagctgagatctgaggactgaagttcactGCTAGGaccagtaggaaagtctatgaggtttttttttgttttttttttgccagtcctggagcttgaactcagggcctgagcactgtccctggcttctttttgctcaggctagcactctaccacttgagccacagcaccacgtctggccttttctgtttatgtggtgctgaagaatcgaacctagggatttgtgcatgctaggcaagcactctacccagcaccatgaggttcttatttccaattaacaaccaaaaagttggaagtggaattgtggcataagtggtagaacaccagccttgagcaaaaaaagttagggacagcacccagacccagagttcaagccccaggactggcacaataagtAAGACCAGAATgttccatttcctgaaatttaCTTAAAATcacaagattatttttctttaaatgccaATTAACATCTACATGACACCAGTATGACTCAGAAGACAATGTGGAGGGCAATAATTTTAGAGTCATCTTAAGCaaacatataagtaaatacatatgatggtatgtaagtgtatacaaatgtactaacggggggctgggaatatggcctagtggtaaagtgctcgcctcatatacatgaagccctgggtttcatcccgcagcactacatatatacaaaaagccggaagtggtgctgtggctcaagtggtagagtgctagccttgagcaaaaaggagctagggatagtgctcaagccctgagttcaagccccaggactggcaaaaaacaaaacaaacaaacaaaaaacaaatgtactaaCGGAAATACGGTAAATTTACTGCAGAACTCAAATAatctaattccttagaaaagcaaagtcaaagttcaacaaaaggGAGTGGGaacgtggtttagtggtagaatgcttgcctagcatgcatgaagccctgggtttgatactgGTGGAATCGaattggtgactcacgcctgtaatccttgctactaaagaggctgggatctgaggatcatggctcaacgccagactgggaaggaaagtccatgagactcttatctccaattaaccactagaaaccagaagtggaactgtggctcaagtgagagagggctagccttgagcttaagagctcagggacaggctggggatatggcctagtggcaagcgtgcctgcctcggatacacgaggccctgggttcgattccccagcaccacatatacagaaaacggccagaagcggcgctgtggctcaagtggcagagtgctagccttgagcgggaagaagccagggacagtgctcaggccctgagtccaaggcctaggactggcaaaaaaaaaaaaaaaaaaaaaaaaaaagagctcagggacagcacctaggcccagagttcaagccccatgatgaaccaaaaaaataaaaaaattaaagtgaagaaggtccaggcaccagtggctggtgTAGCTActcggaaagctgagatctgaggatagtggttcagtggttcaaagctatctcgggcaagaaagtcctgagactctgatctccaataaactactcagaaaagctggaagtgctgctgtggctcaagtggtagagcactagccttgaacatatagaggctcagggacagcacccacgccttgagttcaagccccaggactggcaaaaaaaaaaaaaaagaaagaaagaaagcaggtgcaggtggctcacacttgcaatccttgCTTACTtagaaggttaagatctgaggatcatagttcaaagccagcccaggcaggaaagttcgtgagactctaatctccaattaccaccagaaaaccagaaatggagctgtggctcaaagcggcagagtg
This window contains:
- the Tmod4 gene encoding tropomodulin-4 isoform X2, translated to MSSYQKELEKYRDIDEDEILRTLSPEELEKLDCELQEMDPENMLLPAGLRQRDQTKKSPTGPLDREALLQYLEQQALEVKERDDLVPFTGEKKGKPYIQPKREIPAQEQITLEPELEEALAHATDAEMCDIAAILGMYTLMSNKQYYDAICSGEICNTEGISSVVQPDKYKPVPDEPPNPTNIEEMLTRVRSNDKELEEVNLNNIQAVADMLRENRSLQSLNIESNFISSTGLMAVLKAVRENATLTELRVDNQRQWPGDAVEMEMATVLEQCPSIVRFGYHFTQQGPRARAAQAVTRNNELRRQQKKR
- the Tmod4 gene encoding tropomodulin-4 isoform X1, translated to MSSYQKELEKYRDIDEDEILRTLSPEELEKLDCELQEMDPENMLLPAGLRQRDQTKKSPTGPLDREALLQYLEQQALEVKERDDLVPFTGEKKGKPYIQPKREIPAQEQITLEPELEEALAHATDAEMCDIAAILGMYTLMSNKQYYDAICSGEICNTEGISSVVQPDKYKPVPDEPPNPTNIEEMLTRVRSNDKELEEVNLNNIQDIPIPMLSELCEAMKTNTYVRSFSLVATRSGDPIANAVADMLRENRSLQSLNIESNFISSTGLMAVLKAVRENATLTELRVDNQRQWPGDAVEMEMATVLEQCPSIVRFGYHFTQQGPRARAAQAVTRNNELRRQQKKR
- the Tmod4 gene encoding tropomodulin-4 isoform X3, which produces MDPENMLLPAGLRQRDQTKKSPTGPLDREALLQYLEQQALEVKERDDLVPFTGEKKGKPYIQPKREIPAQEQITLEPELEEALAHATDAEMCDIAAILGMYTLMSNKQYYDAICSGEICNTEGISSVVQPDKYKPVPDEPPNPTNIEEMLTRVRSNDKELEEVNLNNIQDIPIPMLSELCEAMKTNTYVRSFSLVATRSGDPIANAVADMLRENRSLQSLNIESNFISSTGLMAVLKAVRENATLTELRVDNQRQWPGDAVEMEMATVLEQCPSIVRFGYHFTQQGPRARAAQAVTRNNELRRQQKKR